Proteins from one Astatotilapia calliptera chromosome 8, fAstCal1.2, whole genome shotgun sequence genomic window:
- the myocd gene encoding myocardin isoform X5, which yields MNAVKSSEVHNGPEDRRCPGQLQRATQLHGDKERTNHVLKKHIQSRESKNVLQLRLQQRRTREQLADQGIMPLNHGKLPKQEDSYAFEEDSSSESLSPEQHHSDESQGSACPSSEAVGSTASSSSSPALTSERQGGVSRDPPDQSQDEGLSGANNSQTTPPIPVPAIVKSKSSDKNRHKKPKDVKPKVKKLKYHQYIPPDQKAEKSPPPMDSAYARLLQQQQLFLQLQILSQQKHTHAQSQTQQSQHPHTHTPQTQAQAQSQAQAQQRQPTFSYQPHTPAHTQKGVSEQLSACSSSAPSSTANSNSSSPVKNTFPNQSNIAQVKPGPLPSNLDDLKVSELRQHLRIRGMPVSGTKTALIERLRPFKDSNTGSSPSGSSDITTMTFPVTPTGSLSSYQSPSSSSALSQGGYYQYPSTSSTPPISPASSELSLSGSLPDSFSDVPMSSPTQFALHPSPAQLGVEDGFGGGGGGSMGGAGQRMGEVGGMDGVEAEKDKMLVEKQKVIEELTWKLHQEQRQVEELKMQLHKRKRCYGATQDTVPPASHPPMHHQQHQTPAMMGQHFFGVTIKQEPLSLSSSCPLSSPKQPKCPPGSCREDMGHCGSSITNMGVPGGPQCMDTGPASGSPTAMSTFLSPQCSPQDSPIRKSSSSPQPSSPNNPYLLSPQLGRDGCSHPHTQGNNRACNMQMQQKSGGPPINCSYPSNQRGLQGVYPSSADCGLNNSSPAKAESQNMQPKMSVLPKCQVPPPAFSSSDSDASDLRQPPCYEDAVKQQLTRSQQMDELLDVLIESGEMPANAREERERSSVTKVMPHITVSPGCPGLLIPWFHRHYEHLSPNQLPYDHAANHVTESHPDTLLGSPVGRGGEVPLLKMAAEDGGQEDEGKREVDRYSSPQNHHHSHHPQQDKLLSNRDLMDTSLSAIGSKASANPEVQGMVSMTFSETAWETMEWLDLTPPSSATAFSIAPPSAPSIFNAEFLDVTDINLNSATDLHLEHW from the exons TAAACCATGGTAAGCTCCCTAAGCAAGAGGACTCCTATGCATTTGAGGAGGACAGCAGCAGCGAGAGTCTGTCTCCAGAGCAGCACCACAGTGATGAGTCGCAGGGTTCGGCCTGCCCTTCATCTGAGGCTGTCGGCAGTACggcctcctcctcgtcctcacCTGCCCTCACCAGCGAACGACAg GGTGGTGTAAGCAGAGACCCCCCTGATCAAAGCCAGGATGAGGGGCTTTCTGGTGCTAACAACAGCCAGACTACTCCCCCAATACCTGTTCCTGCTATCGTCAAG TCTAAATCTTCCGACAAGAACCGTCACAAGAAGCCCAAAGATGTGAAGCCTAAAGTCAAAAAGCTCAAGTACCACCAGTACATTCCTCCAGACCAGAAGGCAGAGAAGTCCCCTCCACCCATGGATTCGGCCTACGCCCGactcctccagcagcagcagctcttccTGCAGCTGCAGATTCTCAGCCAGCAGAAACACACTCATGCGCAATCGCAGACACAGCAGTCGCAACATCCGCATACCCACACTCCGCAGACGCAGGCCCAAGCCCAGTCTCAGGCTCAGGCTCAGCAGAGGCAGCCCACTTTCAGCTATCAACCCCACACACCAGCTCACACCCAGAA AGGAGTCAGTGAGCAACTATCGGCTTGTAGTTCCAGTGCCCCGTCGAGCACAGCCAACAGTAACTCATCCTCTCCAGTCAAGAACACATTCCCCAACCAAAGCAACATCGCACAAGTCAAACCTGGGCCCCTGCCATCTAATCTGGATGACCTAAAA GTTTCAGAGCTGAGGCAGCACCTGCGTATTCGTGGCATGCCTGTCTCAGGCACCAAGACTGCCCTCATCGAGCGACTCCGGCCCTTCAAAGACTCCAACACCGGCTCCTCGCCCTCGGGATCCTCTGATATCACCACCATGACCTTTCCTGTCACACCCACAGGGTCCTTGTCCTCCTACCAGTCCCCATCCTCCTCCAGTGCTCTGTCCCAGGGAGGCTATTACCAGTACCCCAGCACCTCCTCCACCCCACCCATCTCGCCGGCCTCCTCTGAGCTGTCCCTCAGCGGTTCACTCCCCGACAGCTTCAGCGATGTGCCCATGTCTTCGCCAACACAGTTTGCCCTTCATCCATCTCCTGCCCAGCTCGGCGTGGAGGATGGCTttgggggaggaggaggtggcagCATGGGTGGGGCAGGTCAGAGGATGGGGGAGGTTGGTGGTATGGATGGTGTAGAAGCCGAAAAAGACAAGATGCTGGTGGAAAAGCAGAAGGTGATCGAGGAGCTGACGTGGAAATTGCACCAGGAGCAGAGACAG GTTGAAGAGCTAAAGATGCAACTCCACAAGAGAAAACGTTGCTATGGAGCAACACAGGATACGGTCCCTCCTGCATCTCATCCTCCCATGCACCACCAGCAGCACCAGACACCAGCCATGATGGGGCAGCATTTTTTTGGGGTGACTATCAAGCAGGAGCCTTTGTCTTTGTCCTCCAGCTGCCCTCTGTCCTCCCCTAAACAGCCTAAGTGCCCTCCTGGTAGCTGCAGAGAGGATATGGGACACTGCGGTTCCTCCATTACCAACATGGGGGTCCCCGGGGGACCACAGTGTATGGATACAGGCCCTGCCTCTGGCAGCCCCACCGCTATGTCCACCTTCCTCAGCCCACAGTGCTCACCGCAAGACTCTCCTATCAGAAAATCTTCCAGCAGCCCACAGCCTTCATCTCCTAACAACCCCTACCTGCTGTCTCCTCAACTGGGGAGGGATGGCTGTAGTCACCCCCACACCCAGGGAAACAACAGAGCATGCAACATGCAG ATGCAGCAAAAGAGTGGCGGTCCGCCTATAAACTGCTCCTATCCTTCCAACCAAAGAGGTCTTCagggagtctatcccagctcaGCTGACTGTGGCCTCAACAACAGCAGCCCTGCTAAGGCTGAGAGCCAGAACATGCAACCAAAG ATGTCAGTTTTGCCAAAGTGCCAGGTCCCTCCCCCTGCCTTCAGTAGCTCAGATTCAGATGCATCTGACTTAAGACAGCCCCCATGCTATGAGGATGCAGTCAAACAG caacTGACCCGAAGTCAGCAGATGGATGAGCTTTTGGATGTGCTCATAGAGAGTGGAG AGATGCCAGCTAACGCcagagaagagagggagaggtcCTCTGTAACCAAAGTTATGCCTCACATTACTGTGTCCCCAGGGTGTCCCGGCCTCCTCATCCCGTGGTTTCACCGACATTACGAGCACCTCTCCCCCAACCAGCTCCCTTACGACCACGCAGCCAATCACGTCACCGAGAGCCACCCAGACACTCTGCTTGGCAGTCCCGTCGGCCGCGGAGGGGAGGTACCTCTTCTTAAAATGGCAGCAGAGGATGGGGGCCAGGAAGATGAAGGGAAGCGAGAGGTTGATCGGTACAGCAGCCCTCAGAATCATCATCACTCTCATCATCCACAACAGGACAAACTTCTGAGCAACCGAGATCTGATGGACACGTCTCTCTCGGCCATCGGCAGTAAGGCATCCGCCAACCCCGAGGTGCAGGGAATGGTCAGCATGACCTTTAGTGAGACGGCTTGGGAGACAATGGAATGGCTCGACCTGACACCACCCAGTTCTGCCACTGCCTTCAGCATTGCTCCACCCAGTGCACCAAGCATTTTTAATGCCGAGTTCCTGGATGTAACAGACATTAATTTGAACTCTGCCACAGACCTTCACCTGGAGCACTGGTAA
- the myocd gene encoding myocardin isoform X7, giving the protein MTLLGSEHSILIRSKFRSVNHGKLPKQEDSYAFEEDSSSESLSPEQHHSDESQGSACPSSEAVGSTASSSSSPALTSERQGGVSRDPPDQSQDEGLSGANNSQTTPPIPVPAIVKSKSSDKNRHKKPKDVKPKVKKLKYHQYIPPDQKAEKSPPPMDSAYARLLQQQQLFLQLQILSQQKHTHAQSQTQQSQHPHTHTPQTQAQAQSQAQAQQRQPTFSYQPHTPAHTQKGVSEQLSACSSSAPSSTANSNSSSPVKNTFPNQSNIAQVKPGPLPSNLDDLKVSELRQHLRIRGMPVSGTKTALIERLRPFKDSNTGSSPSGSSDITTMTFPVTPTGSLSSYQSPSSSSALSQGGYYQYPSTSSTPPISPASSELSLSGSLPDSFSDVPMSSPTQFALHPSPAQLGVEDGFGGGGGGSMGGAGQRMGEVGGMDGVEAEKDKMLVEKQKVIEELTWKLHQEQRQVEELKMQLHKRKRCYGATQDTVPPASHPPMHHQQHQTPAMMGQHFFGVTIKQEPLSLSSSCPLSSPKQPKCPPGSCREDMGHCGSSITNMGVPGGPQCMDTGPASGSPTAMSTFLSPQCSPQDSPIRKSSSSPQPSSPNNPYLLSPQLGRDGCSHPHTQGNNRACNMQMQQKSGGPPINCSYPSNQRGLQGVYPSSADCGLNNSSPAKAESQNMQPKMSVLPKCQVPPPAFSSSDSDASDLRQPPCYEDAVKQQLTRSQQMDELLDVLIESGEMPANAREERERSSVTKVMPHITVSPGCPGLLIPWFHRHYEHLSPNQLPYDHAANHVTESHPDTLLGSPVGRGGEVPLLKMAAEDGGQEDEGKREVDRYSSPQNHHHSHHPQQDKLLSNRDLMDTSLSAIGSKASANPEVQGMVSMTFSETAWETMEWLDLTPPSSATAFSIAPPSAPSIFNAEFLDVTDINLNSATDLHLEHW; this is encoded by the exons TAAACCATGGTAAGCTCCCTAAGCAAGAGGACTCCTATGCATTTGAGGAGGACAGCAGCAGCGAGAGTCTGTCTCCAGAGCAGCACCACAGTGATGAGTCGCAGGGTTCGGCCTGCCCTTCATCTGAGGCTGTCGGCAGTACggcctcctcctcgtcctcacCTGCCCTCACCAGCGAACGACAg GGTGGTGTAAGCAGAGACCCCCCTGATCAAAGCCAGGATGAGGGGCTTTCTGGTGCTAACAACAGCCAGACTACTCCCCCAATACCTGTTCCTGCTATCGTCAAG TCTAAATCTTCCGACAAGAACCGTCACAAGAAGCCCAAAGATGTGAAGCCTAAAGTCAAAAAGCTCAAGTACCACCAGTACATTCCTCCAGACCAGAAGGCAGAGAAGTCCCCTCCACCCATGGATTCGGCCTACGCCCGactcctccagcagcagcagctcttccTGCAGCTGCAGATTCTCAGCCAGCAGAAACACACTCATGCGCAATCGCAGACACAGCAGTCGCAACATCCGCATACCCACACTCCGCAGACGCAGGCCCAAGCCCAGTCTCAGGCTCAGGCTCAGCAGAGGCAGCCCACTTTCAGCTATCAACCCCACACACCAGCTCACACCCAGAA AGGAGTCAGTGAGCAACTATCGGCTTGTAGTTCCAGTGCCCCGTCGAGCACAGCCAACAGTAACTCATCCTCTCCAGTCAAGAACACATTCCCCAACCAAAGCAACATCGCACAAGTCAAACCTGGGCCCCTGCCATCTAATCTGGATGACCTAAAA GTTTCAGAGCTGAGGCAGCACCTGCGTATTCGTGGCATGCCTGTCTCAGGCACCAAGACTGCCCTCATCGAGCGACTCCGGCCCTTCAAAGACTCCAACACCGGCTCCTCGCCCTCGGGATCCTCTGATATCACCACCATGACCTTTCCTGTCACACCCACAGGGTCCTTGTCCTCCTACCAGTCCCCATCCTCCTCCAGTGCTCTGTCCCAGGGAGGCTATTACCAGTACCCCAGCACCTCCTCCACCCCACCCATCTCGCCGGCCTCCTCTGAGCTGTCCCTCAGCGGTTCACTCCCCGACAGCTTCAGCGATGTGCCCATGTCTTCGCCAACACAGTTTGCCCTTCATCCATCTCCTGCCCAGCTCGGCGTGGAGGATGGCTttgggggaggaggaggtggcagCATGGGTGGGGCAGGTCAGAGGATGGGGGAGGTTGGTGGTATGGATGGTGTAGAAGCCGAAAAAGACAAGATGCTGGTGGAAAAGCAGAAGGTGATCGAGGAGCTGACGTGGAAATTGCACCAGGAGCAGAGACAG GTTGAAGAGCTAAAGATGCAACTCCACAAGAGAAAACGTTGCTATGGAGCAACACAGGATACGGTCCCTCCTGCATCTCATCCTCCCATGCACCACCAGCAGCACCAGACACCAGCCATGATGGGGCAGCATTTTTTTGGGGTGACTATCAAGCAGGAGCCTTTGTCTTTGTCCTCCAGCTGCCCTCTGTCCTCCCCTAAACAGCCTAAGTGCCCTCCTGGTAGCTGCAGAGAGGATATGGGACACTGCGGTTCCTCCATTACCAACATGGGGGTCCCCGGGGGACCACAGTGTATGGATACAGGCCCTGCCTCTGGCAGCCCCACCGCTATGTCCACCTTCCTCAGCCCACAGTGCTCACCGCAAGACTCTCCTATCAGAAAATCTTCCAGCAGCCCACAGCCTTCATCTCCTAACAACCCCTACCTGCTGTCTCCTCAACTGGGGAGGGATGGCTGTAGTCACCCCCACACCCAGGGAAACAACAGAGCATGCAACATGCAG ATGCAGCAAAAGAGTGGCGGTCCGCCTATAAACTGCTCCTATCCTTCCAACCAAAGAGGTCTTCagggagtctatcccagctcaGCTGACTGTGGCCTCAACAACAGCAGCCCTGCTAAGGCTGAGAGCCAGAACATGCAACCAAAG ATGTCAGTTTTGCCAAAGTGCCAGGTCCCTCCCCCTGCCTTCAGTAGCTCAGATTCAGATGCATCTGACTTAAGACAGCCCCCATGCTATGAGGATGCAGTCAAACAG caacTGACCCGAAGTCAGCAGATGGATGAGCTTTTGGATGTGCTCATAGAGAGTGGAG AGATGCCAGCTAACGCcagagaagagagggagaggtcCTCTGTAACCAAAGTTATGCCTCACATTACTGTGTCCCCAGGGTGTCCCGGCCTCCTCATCCCGTGGTTTCACCGACATTACGAGCACCTCTCCCCCAACCAGCTCCCTTACGACCACGCAGCCAATCACGTCACCGAGAGCCACCCAGACACTCTGCTTGGCAGTCCCGTCGGCCGCGGAGGGGAGGTACCTCTTCTTAAAATGGCAGCAGAGGATGGGGGCCAGGAAGATGAAGGGAAGCGAGAGGTTGATCGGTACAGCAGCCCTCAGAATCATCATCACTCTCATCATCCACAACAGGACAAACTTCTGAGCAACCGAGATCTGATGGACACGTCTCTCTCGGCCATCGGCAGTAAGGCATCCGCCAACCCCGAGGTGCAGGGAATGGTCAGCATGACCTTTAGTGAGACGGCTTGGGAGACAATGGAATGGCTCGACCTGACACCACCCAGTTCTGCCACTGCCTTCAGCATTGCTCCACCCAGTGCACCAAGCATTTTTAATGCCGAGTTCCTGGATGTAACAGACATTAATTTGAACTCTGCCACAGACCTTCACCTGGAGCACTGGTAA
- the myocd gene encoding myocardin isoform X3 has translation MTLLGSEHSILIRSKFRSVLQLRLQQRRTREQLADQGIMPHPASGGSNLEAQLRLKRAQLAEDLNKKLALRPGPMELVQKNIIPLDSAITMTVNHGKLPKQEDSYAFEEDSSSESLSPEQHHSDESQGSACPSSEAVGSTASSSSSPALTSERQGGVSRDPPDQSQDEGLSGANNSQTTPPIPVPAIVKSKSSDKNRHKKPKDVKPKVKKLKYHQYIPPDQKAEKSPPPMDSAYARLLQQQQLFLQLQILSQQKHTHAQSQTQQSQHPHTHTPQTQAQAQSQAQAQQRQPTFSYQPHTPAHTQKGVSEQLSACSSSAPSSTANSNSSSPVKNTFPNQSNIAQVKPGPLPSNLDDLKVSELRQHLRIRGMPVSGTKTALIERLRPFKDSNTGSSPSGSSDITTMTFPVTPTGSLSSYQSPSSSSALSQGGYYQYPSTSSTPPISPASSELSLSGSLPDSFSDVPMSSPTQFALHPSPAQLGVEDGFGGGGGGSMGGAGQRMGEVGGMDGVEAEKDKMLVEKQKVIEELTWKLHQEQRQVEELKMQLHKRKRCYGATQDTVPPASHPPMHHQQHQTPAMMGQHFFGVTIKQEPLSLSSSCPLSSPKQPKCPPGSCREDMGHCGSSITNMGVPGGPQCMDTGPASGSPTAMSTFLSPQCSPQDSPIRKSSSSPQPSSPNNPYLLSPQLGRDGCSHPHTQGNNRACNMQMQQKSGGPPINCSYPSNQRGLQGVYPSSADCGLNNSSPAKAESQNMQPKMSVLPKCQVPPPAFSSSDSDASDLRQPPCYEDAVKQQLTRSQQMDELLDVLIESGEMPANAREERERSSVTKVMPHITVSPGCPGLLIPWFHRHYEHLSPNQLPYDHAANHVTESHPDTLLGSPVGRGGEVPLLKMAAEDGGQEDEGKREVDRYSSPQNHHHSHHPQQDKLLSNRDLMDTSLSAIGSKASANPEVQGMVSMTFSETAWETMEWLDLTPPSSATAFSIAPPSAPSIFNAEFLDVTDINLNSATDLHLEHW, from the exons TAAACCATGGTAAGCTCCCTAAGCAAGAGGACTCCTATGCATTTGAGGAGGACAGCAGCAGCGAGAGTCTGTCTCCAGAGCAGCACCACAGTGATGAGTCGCAGGGTTCGGCCTGCCCTTCATCTGAGGCTGTCGGCAGTACggcctcctcctcgtcctcacCTGCCCTCACCAGCGAACGACAg GGTGGTGTAAGCAGAGACCCCCCTGATCAAAGCCAGGATGAGGGGCTTTCTGGTGCTAACAACAGCCAGACTACTCCCCCAATACCTGTTCCTGCTATCGTCAAG TCTAAATCTTCCGACAAGAACCGTCACAAGAAGCCCAAAGATGTGAAGCCTAAAGTCAAAAAGCTCAAGTACCACCAGTACATTCCTCCAGACCAGAAGGCAGAGAAGTCCCCTCCACCCATGGATTCGGCCTACGCCCGactcctccagcagcagcagctcttccTGCAGCTGCAGATTCTCAGCCAGCAGAAACACACTCATGCGCAATCGCAGACACAGCAGTCGCAACATCCGCATACCCACACTCCGCAGACGCAGGCCCAAGCCCAGTCTCAGGCTCAGGCTCAGCAGAGGCAGCCCACTTTCAGCTATCAACCCCACACACCAGCTCACACCCAGAA AGGAGTCAGTGAGCAACTATCGGCTTGTAGTTCCAGTGCCCCGTCGAGCACAGCCAACAGTAACTCATCCTCTCCAGTCAAGAACACATTCCCCAACCAAAGCAACATCGCACAAGTCAAACCTGGGCCCCTGCCATCTAATCTGGATGACCTAAAA GTTTCAGAGCTGAGGCAGCACCTGCGTATTCGTGGCATGCCTGTCTCAGGCACCAAGACTGCCCTCATCGAGCGACTCCGGCCCTTCAAAGACTCCAACACCGGCTCCTCGCCCTCGGGATCCTCTGATATCACCACCATGACCTTTCCTGTCACACCCACAGGGTCCTTGTCCTCCTACCAGTCCCCATCCTCCTCCAGTGCTCTGTCCCAGGGAGGCTATTACCAGTACCCCAGCACCTCCTCCACCCCACCCATCTCGCCGGCCTCCTCTGAGCTGTCCCTCAGCGGTTCACTCCCCGACAGCTTCAGCGATGTGCCCATGTCTTCGCCAACACAGTTTGCCCTTCATCCATCTCCTGCCCAGCTCGGCGTGGAGGATGGCTttgggggaggaggaggtggcagCATGGGTGGGGCAGGTCAGAGGATGGGGGAGGTTGGTGGTATGGATGGTGTAGAAGCCGAAAAAGACAAGATGCTGGTGGAAAAGCAGAAGGTGATCGAGGAGCTGACGTGGAAATTGCACCAGGAGCAGAGACAG GTTGAAGAGCTAAAGATGCAACTCCACAAGAGAAAACGTTGCTATGGAGCAACACAGGATACGGTCCCTCCTGCATCTCATCCTCCCATGCACCACCAGCAGCACCAGACACCAGCCATGATGGGGCAGCATTTTTTTGGGGTGACTATCAAGCAGGAGCCTTTGTCTTTGTCCTCCAGCTGCCCTCTGTCCTCCCCTAAACAGCCTAAGTGCCCTCCTGGTAGCTGCAGAGAGGATATGGGACACTGCGGTTCCTCCATTACCAACATGGGGGTCCCCGGGGGACCACAGTGTATGGATACAGGCCCTGCCTCTGGCAGCCCCACCGCTATGTCCACCTTCCTCAGCCCACAGTGCTCACCGCAAGACTCTCCTATCAGAAAATCTTCCAGCAGCCCACAGCCTTCATCTCCTAACAACCCCTACCTGCTGTCTCCTCAACTGGGGAGGGATGGCTGTAGTCACCCCCACACCCAGGGAAACAACAGAGCATGCAACATGCAG ATGCAGCAAAAGAGTGGCGGTCCGCCTATAAACTGCTCCTATCCTTCCAACCAAAGAGGTCTTCagggagtctatcccagctcaGCTGACTGTGGCCTCAACAACAGCAGCCCTGCTAAGGCTGAGAGCCAGAACATGCAACCAAAG ATGTCAGTTTTGCCAAAGTGCCAGGTCCCTCCCCCTGCCTTCAGTAGCTCAGATTCAGATGCATCTGACTTAAGACAGCCCCCATGCTATGAGGATGCAGTCAAACAG caacTGACCCGAAGTCAGCAGATGGATGAGCTTTTGGATGTGCTCATAGAGAGTGGAG AGATGCCAGCTAACGCcagagaagagagggagaggtcCTCTGTAACCAAAGTTATGCCTCACATTACTGTGTCCCCAGGGTGTCCCGGCCTCCTCATCCCGTGGTTTCACCGACATTACGAGCACCTCTCCCCCAACCAGCTCCCTTACGACCACGCAGCCAATCACGTCACCGAGAGCCACCCAGACACTCTGCTTGGCAGTCCCGTCGGCCGCGGAGGGGAGGTACCTCTTCTTAAAATGGCAGCAGAGGATGGGGGCCAGGAAGATGAAGGGAAGCGAGAGGTTGATCGGTACAGCAGCCCTCAGAATCATCATCACTCTCATCATCCACAACAGGACAAACTTCTGAGCAACCGAGATCTGATGGACACGTCTCTCTCGGCCATCGGCAGTAAGGCATCCGCCAACCCCGAGGTGCAGGGAATGGTCAGCATGACCTTTAGTGAGACGGCTTGGGAGACAATGGAATGGCTCGACCTGACACCACCCAGTTCTGCCACTGCCTTCAGCATTGCTCCACCCAGTGCACCAAGCATTTTTAATGCCGAGTTCCTGGATGTAACAGACATTAATTTGAACTCTGCCACAGACCTTCACCTGGAGCACTGGTAA